In Lacrimispora indolis DSM 755, a genomic segment contains:
- a CDS encoding response regulator transcription factor, whose amino-acid sequence MYRIMIVDDEPLILAGITSLLNWEEHQCKIVKKVSNGRQALAQMESLKPDIVITDIRMPVMDGISFMKACVENGYPAAFILLTNLEEISLVKEALRLGAVDYLIKLELDETALIGALKRAKDKCNLSRRKTFAMEGGEATEDEQIGNYFRHMLICDADTQTDEGVCGLIREQYPVFFLMLIHFNYGSEGFSEKYTRADQKKVMNFAENIIQEMVKGFFDRSCLLRKEQNGFILVLSLEGMNAYKEQAETMSMKFCKVMKNYFEVPVSIAVSRPVREAEEIQDLLYQAMSIINDTYCDSHGRIVFYPENCKESFSRRSFNINFLKKELTGMVRQNDRNGFSHIMNQIIQLFVQCKPSRSQAVNACSNLYYFITFLLEEREDQSFPYILDVAGQLNRLTDLNAVIAWLERFRDQVAEALETYKESRKDKYIELVLEYIREHYKEKITLSRMSSLLNISQGHLSSIFKKQTGKNFSDYVTEVKIEKAKELIGTYQYMMYEVSDMLGFDTQYYFSAVFKKITGYTPKEYENMTIKKNCS is encoded by the coding sequence ATGTATCGAATCATGATCGTAGACGACGAACCGCTGATTCTGGCAGGGATCACTTCCCTTCTTAACTGGGAAGAGCATCAGTGTAAAATAGTAAAAAAGGTTTCCAATGGCCGGCAGGCTCTCGCACAAATGGAGAGCCTTAAGCCGGATATTGTGATAACAGATATCAGGATGCCCGTCATGGATGGGATCAGTTTTATGAAGGCATGTGTGGAAAATGGATATCCTGCCGCCTTTATTCTCCTGACAAACCTGGAGGAAATTTCCTTGGTGAAAGAAGCTTTGCGTCTGGGCGCGGTTGATTACCTCATAAAACTGGAGCTTGATGAGACTGCACTGATCGGGGCCTTGAAAAGGGCCAAAGATAAATGCAATCTAAGCCGTCGCAAGACGTTTGCAATGGAGGGCGGAGAAGCAACTGAGGACGAGCAAATTGGGAATTATTTCAGACATATGTTGATTTGCGATGCGGATACTCAGACGGATGAAGGGGTATGTGGGCTGATCCGGGAACAATATCCGGTATTTTTTTTAATGCTGATTCATTTTAATTACGGGTCTGAAGGATTTTCCGAGAAATACACCAGAGCTGATCAGAAAAAAGTTATGAATTTTGCGGAAAATATCATTCAGGAAATGGTAAAGGGTTTTTTTGACAGAAGCTGCCTCTTAAGAAAAGAGCAGAATGGTTTTATCCTTGTTCTTTCACTGGAGGGAATGAATGCTTATAAGGAACAGGCTGAAACCATGAGCATGAAGTTCTGCAAGGTGATGAAGAACTATTTTGAGGTTCCTGTGTCCATTGCGGTCAGCCGGCCGGTAAGGGAGGCGGAGGAGATTCAGGACCTTCTTTACCAGGCTATGAGTATTATAAATGATACGTATTGTGACAGTCATGGGAGGATTGTTTTTTATCCGGAAAATTGCAAAGAAAGTTTCAGCCGCCGCAGCTTTAATATTAATTTTTTAAAGAAGGAACTGACAGGCATGGTCCGTCAAAATGACCGGAACGGCTTCTCCCATATCATGAACCAGATCATTCAGCTGTTTGTCCAGTGTAAGCCATCCCGTTCACAGGCCGTAAATGCATGCAGCAATCTTTATTACTTTATAACATTTCTTTTGGAAGAAAGGGAGGACCAGAGTTTTCCCTATATTTTGGATGTGGCAGGGCAGTTAAACCGGCTGACTGACTTAAATGCCGTGATCGCCTGGCTGGAACGGTTCCGGGACCAGGTGGCAGAGGCGCTGGAGACTTACAAGGAAAGCAGGAAGGACAAGTATATTGAACTGGTTCTGGAATATATCCGGGAGCATTATAAGGAAAAGATAACCTTAAGCCGGATGTCTTCTCTGCTGAACATCAGCCAGGGGCATTTAAGCAGTATTTTTAAAAAACAGACCGGAAAAAATTTTTCAGATTATGTAACGGAGGTTAAGATTGAAAAGGCGAAGGAGCTGATTGGAACATATCAATATATGATGTATGAAGTTTCTGATATGCTTGGCTTTGATACCCAATACTATTTCAGCGCCGTATTTAAAAAGATCACAGGTTATACTCCAAAGGAATATGAGAATATGACAATAAAAAAGAATTGTTCCTGA
- a CDS encoding LacI family DNA-binding transcriptional regulator, with translation MNIYDIAAEAKTSISTVSRVLNNKGNVNPEIKKRVEEVLKKYDYKPSAIARGLVSKTMKSIAILTVDVRVTHYARMIYVIEQEFSDRGYNVTVCNTGGSIEECEKYMEILSEKQIDGIVLIGSVFNELIHYPDITSKIKDIPVVVANGKVNLPNFYSVLVDDTKGIRTAVDYLFKKGHNELVYVYDMETDSGWAKRQGFLEAMKLHDIPEAEKRVIPGKFGLEGGLKAAETLCASGIGFTGVICGEDITAIGMMKGLKKRGYLIPDQVVITGYNNSPDSLICEPELTTIDNKPELLGGLCSQLLQEVLEGKTSASSLAIQPELIVRGTA, from the coding sequence ATGAATATATATGATATTGCTGCAGAAGCAAAAACTTCCATATCAACGGTTTCCCGTGTTCTGAATAACAAGGGAAATGTGAATCCGGAGATAAAAAAGCGGGTGGAAGAGGTACTTAAGAAATACGATTATAAACCCAGCGCAATTGCAAGAGGGCTGGTTTCAAAGACGATGAAAAGCATTGCCATCCTGACTGTGGATGTAAGAGTGACTCATTATGCCCGCATGATCTATGTGATCGAGCAGGAGTTCAGCGACAGAGGGTATAATGTGACGGTATGCAATACCGGAGGCTCCATAGAAGAATGTGAAAAATATATGGAAATCCTGTCGGAAAAGCAGATTGACGGAATTGTGCTCATTGGTTCTGTGTTCAATGAGCTGATTCATTATCCTGACATTACTTCCAAGATAAAAGACATTCCTGTAGTAGTGGCTAACGGTAAGGTGAACCTGCCTAATTTTTATTCGGTGCTGGTGGATGACACAAAAGGAATCAGGACTGCAGTGGACTACCTGTTTAAAAAAGGACACAATGAATTGGTTTACGTCTATGACATGGAGACCGACAGCGGCTGGGCAAAACGTCAGGGATTTTTAGAAGCCATGAAGCTCCATGATATTCCGGAGGCGGAAAAGCGGGTGATACCCGGCAAATTCGGCCTGGAAGGCGGTCTGAAAGCGGCGGAAACTCTATGTGCTTCTGGCATCGGTTTCACCGGCGTGATATGCGGGGAAGACATTACTGCTATTGGCATGATGAAAGGTTTAAAAAAGCGTGGCTATTTGATTCCGGATCAGGTGGTGATCACAGGGTACAACAATTCGCCGGATTCCCTGATCTGTGAGCCGGAGCTTACGACCATTGACAATAAACCGGAATTACTGGGCGGTCTATGCTCCCAGCTTTTGCAGGAGGTTTTAGAGGGAAAGACGTCGGCTTCCAGCCTGGCGATCCAGCCGGAGCTGATTGTGCGGGGAACCGCATGA
- the yiaK gene encoding 3-dehydro-L-gulonate 2-dehydrogenase produces the protein MRVQYEDLLKKFQNILESRGFSPEHAEGAATVFAKNSLDGVYSHGINRFPRVVSYLDKGEINPTAVATCESSMGTIERWDGHRGFGPLNAKLAMDRACELAKEYGVGVVALGNNNHWMRGGSYGWQAADAGCIGICWSNTMPNMPAWGGKDRKIGNNPFIMAIPRSNGKHAVIDCAVSQFSYGKIEEARLKGQKLPVPGGYDTSGNITTDPAEIEKTWRVLPMGYWKGSGISIALDLIATVLTNGNSVRKIGTFGDEVGLSQVMIAIDPGKFNSVEETDAIVEEILRDIKSSEPAAEGGEVFYPGELELKTREDNLTNGIPVIEEVWETLNSLER, from the coding sequence ATGAGAGTACAATACGAGGATTTATTAAAGAAGTTTCAGAACATATTAGAGAGCAGGGGCTTTTCCCCAGAACATGCAGAGGGAGCTGCCACGGTATTTGCCAAAAACAGTCTGGATGGGGTTTACTCCCACGGCATAAACCGTTTCCCAAGAGTGGTCAGTTACTTGGACAAGGGAGAAATCAATCCAACAGCGGTAGCCACCTGTGAGTCTTCCATGGGTACCATAGAGCGGTGGGATGGGCACCGGGGATTTGGCCCTCTGAATGCAAAGCTTGCTATGGACCGGGCTTGTGAACTGGCAAAGGAATATGGCGTAGGAGTTGTTGCCCTGGGCAATAATAACCACTGGATGCGCGGCGGAAGCTATGGATGGCAGGCGGCTGATGCTGGCTGCATTGGAATCTGCTGGTCCAACACCATGCCCAACATGCCTGCATGGGGCGGTAAGGACAGAAAAATCGGAAACAATCCCTTCATCATGGCAATACCCAGAAGCAATGGAAAGCATGCAGTCATTGACTGTGCGGTATCCCAGTTCTCCTATGGTAAGATCGAAGAGGCAAGATTAAAAGGACAGAAGCTTCCGGTTCCCGGCGGCTATGATACCAGCGGAAACATCACTACGGATCCCGCTGAAATTGAAAAAACATGGAGAGTCCTTCCCATGGGCTATTGGAAGGGAAGCGGGATCTCCATTGCCCTGGACTTGATCGCAACGGTACTGACTAATGGAAATTCTGTGAGAAAGATCGGCACCTTTGGAGATGAAGTGGGTCTGTCCCAGGTGATGATTGCCATTGATCCGGGAAAATTCAATTCCGTGGAGGAAACCGATGCCATTGTGGAGGAGATATTAAGGGACATCAAGTCCTCGGAACCGGCTGCAGAAGGCGGGGAAGTATTCTATCCAGGCGAGCTGGAATTAAAGACAAGAGAAGATAACTTAACAAACGGCATTCCTGTGATTGAGGAAGTATGGGAAACTTTAAATTCCCTGGAGAGATAA
- a CDS encoding citrate transporter — MEYIIGILILVSFFGLAFYAARGGNLMMGMLVMAILWTVLPMLGNTFATNPEFVAANADRIQITWIQAFAKVFQSGPEGWGNVLVNVVFGAWFGRVLLETGIASTLIRKTTELGGDKPAVTCILLCIVTTAIFSSLFGAGAVVAIGVIVLPILMSLGIPKVLSVVSFMLSIGAGMFLNPVLFGQYTAFFLDAEGKTVYPYDQYVRWGGIALTVQLVFTICLVLFFMRKKKTVHPWAARRPMRQKIDFAPGRSLLTPFIPVFLLIAFKVPIIMGFLIGGFYALFVCGKLKDFRTACRTFNKDFFDGVVDTAPLVGFLLMVPMFNKAAELCIPYFNALLGNIIPNSTLFITIIFCVLAPLGLFRGPFTLYGCGAATLGILKGIGFSTTFLAPLMIASTTVMNVSCCITQSWIVWGISYAKVSTKDFLKISIVCGWIICIILQIITFIMFG; from the coding sequence ATGGAATATATCATAGGGATTCTGATTTTGGTTTCATTCTTTGGCCTGGCATTTTATGCCGCAAGGGGCGGGAACTTAATGATGGGGATGCTGGTCATGGCAATTCTCTGGACCGTGCTTCCAATGCTTGGCAATACATTTGCAACAAATCCGGAGTTTGTGGCAGCCAATGCAGACAGGATCCAGATCACCTGGATCCAGGCATTTGCCAAGGTATTTCAAAGCGGCCCCGAAGGCTGGGGCAATGTTCTTGTCAACGTAGTATTTGGTGCATGGTTCGGGCGTGTCCTTTTGGAAACAGGCATTGCCTCCACCCTGATCCGTAAAACAACAGAGCTTGGAGGCGATAAGCCGGCTGTGACCTGCATCCTGTTATGCATCGTTACCACTGCCATTTTCTCCTCCCTGTTTGGAGCCGGTGCGGTGGTTGCCATCGGAGTTATCGTTCTTCCCATCCTCATGTCCCTTGGAATTCCCAAGGTGCTTTCCGTGGTTTCCTTCATGCTGAGCATCGGGGCGGGGATGTTCTTAAATCCGGTATTGTTCGGACAGTATACGGCATTTTTCCTGGATGCAGAGGGAAAGACGGTTTACCCTTATGACCAGTATGTGCGGTGGGGCGGGATTGCCCTGACTGTCCAGCTTGTTTTCACCATCTGTCTGGTGCTGTTCTTTATGAGAAAAAAGAAAACCGTCCATCCATGGGCAGCCAGAAGGCCTATGAGACAGAAAATTGATTTTGCGCCGGGCAGATCTCTGCTGACGCCGTTTATCCCTGTTTTTTTGCTGATCGCATTTAAGGTTCCAATTATTATGGGCTTTTTGATCGGCGGTTTTTATGCTCTGTTTGTATGCGGGAAGCTTAAGGATTTCAGGACCGCATGCCGTACCTTTAATAAGGATTTCTTTGACGGCGTGGTGGATACGGCTCCTTTGGTCGGCTTTTTGCTGATGGTGCCCATGTTTAACAAGGCTGCAGAGCTGTGTATTCCATATTTTAATGCGTTGCTGGGAAACATCATTCCAAACAGCACCTTGTTTATTACCATCATATTCTGTGTGCTTGCGCCTCTTGGACTGTTCCGCGGACCCTTTACCCTGTATGGCTGCGGCGCTGCGACCCTGGGGATATTAAAGGGAATCGGCTTTTCCACAACATTCCTTGCTCCCCTTATGATCGCTTCCACAACAGTTATGAACGTTTCCTGCTGCATCACCCAGTCCTGGATCGTGTGGGGAATCAGTTATGCCAAGGTTTCCACAAAGGATTTCTTAAAAATAAGCATTGTCTGCGGCTGGATCATCTGTATTATCCTGCAGATCATTACATTTATCATGTTCGGTTAA
- a CDS encoding hydantoinase/oxoprolinase family protein — MGKRLVRMGIDVGGTHTKAVAIDNATHEIIGKSSVKTTHDDRSGVAAGVVAAFQNCLRENDIAPEDVIFVAHSTTQATNALIEGDVATVGVIGMGPTGLEGFLSRCQTRLKDIDLGSGRKITIKNSYIKDMDVDEVTVKKAVEELKTEGAQVLVASDTYGVDDIGGEQFVFEIAHDEMGMETTLASDITKLYGLTRRTRTAAINASILPKMLNTANSTEESVRKAGVEVPLMIMRGDGGVMEINEMKKRPVLTMLSGPAASVMGSLMYLRASNGVYFEVGGTTTNIGVIKNGRPAIDYSIVGGHRTYISSLDVRVLGVAGGSMIRVNKSGVHDVGPRSAHIAGMDYAVFTDESEIVDPKLEFFSPREGDPDDYVAIRLGSGKRITLTNSCAANVLGLVTPKDFSYGNVNAARKAMQPVADYLGVTVEEVAKQILTRAYEKIQPIIMELADKYRLEHDQISLVGVGGGATSLIGFCAEKMNIKYSVPENAEVISSIGVALAMVRDVVERVVPNPTPEDIKSIKREAIDKAVESGASPDTVEVHIEIDPQTSKLTAIALGSTEVKTTDLLKECTEAEARTLAAEDMRAKPADITLVGQTSNFYVYNMEAKGKQPLRILDKKGFIKVQRTDGKVVLAKASSYRSVVSRMWEELALFKADAILRPDYYLCVGARVMDFNGTGELEQILMLMDVEMQMIDTGDDIIVVGAKNQL, encoded by the coding sequence ATGGGAAAAAGATTGGTAAGAATGGGGATCGATGTAGGAGGGACCCATACAAAGGCAGTTGCCATAGATAATGCAACACATGAAATAATCGGTAAATCCTCCGTTAAGACAACTCATGATGACCGCAGCGGCGTGGCGGCAGGTGTTGTGGCTGCGTTTCAGAACTGTTTGAGGGAAAATGACATTGCTCCTGAGGATGTGATTTTTGTGGCCCACAGCACCACCCAGGCAACCAATGCCCTGATCGAAGGGGATGTTGCAACAGTAGGAGTGATCGGAATGGGACCAACAGGTCTGGAAGGCTTTTTATCCAGATGCCAGACCAGGTTAAAGGACATTGATCTGGGTTCAGGAAGGAAAATTACGATCAAAAACTCCTATATCAAGGATATGGATGTGGATGAAGTCACGGTGAAAAAAGCCGTGGAGGAGTTAAAGACAGAAGGTGCCCAGGTGCTGGTCGCTTCGGATACATACGGAGTGGATGACATCGGCGGAGAGCAGTTTGTCTTTGAAATCGCCCATGATGAGATGGGAATGGAAACAACGCTGGCTTCCGATATCACCAAGCTGTATGGGCTTACCAGAAGGACCAGGACAGCAGCAATCAACGCAAGTATTTTGCCTAAGATGTTAAATACGGCAAACTCCACGGAGGAAAGCGTACGGAAAGCGGGCGTAGAAGTGCCGCTTATGATCATGCGCGGGGACGGCGGCGTCATGGAAATCAATGAGATGAAAAAACGGCCGGTCCTGACCATGCTGTCCGGCCCGGCGGCCAGTGTTATGGGTTCTCTCATGTATTTAAGGGCTTCCAACGGCGTTTACTTTGAGGTGGGCGGAACCACCACCAACATAGGTGTCATTAAAAACGGGCGTCCGGCCATTGATTATTCCATCGTGGGAGGTCACAGGACTTACATCAGTTCCCTGGATGTGCGGGTCCTGGGTGTGGCAGGAGGAAGCATGATCCGGGTGAATAAAAGCGGCGTTCATGATGTGGGACCTCGTTCCGCCCATATCGCAGGCATGGATTATGCGGTATTTACCGATGAATCGGAAATCGTTGATCCCAAGCTGGAATTTTTCTCTCCAAGGGAAGGTGATCCTGATGATTATGTGGCCATCCGCCTTGGAAGCGGAAAGAGGATCACCCTCACAAACAGCTGTGCAGCTAATGTCCTTGGTCTGGTAACTCCAAAGGATTTCTCCTACGGAAATGTCAATGCGGCCAGAAAAGCCATGCAGCCGGTTGCGGACTATCTGGGAGTGACGGTGGAAGAGGTGGCAAAACAGATCCTGACAAGGGCTTATGAGAAGATCCAGCCCATCATCATGGAACTGGCTGATAAATACCGTCTGGAGCATGACCAGATATCCCTGGTGGGAGTAGGCGGAGGAGCCACCTCCCTGATCGGGTTCTGCGCGGAGAAGATGAACATCAAATACAGTGTGCCTGAGAATGCGGAGGTAATCTCCTCCATCGGCGTAGCCCTTGCCATGGTGCGGGACGTGGTGGAGCGGGTGGTTCCAAATCCAACACCAGAGGACATTAAAAGCATTAAGAGAGAGGCCATTGATAAAGCGGTGGAAAGCGGCGCGTCTCCTGATACGGTAGAAGTCCACATTGAAATCGACCCGCAGACCTCCAAACTGACAGCCATTGCATTAGGCTCCACAGAGGTAAAGACAACGGACTTATTAAAAGAATGTACAGAAGCAGAGGCAAGGACCCTGGCAGCAGAAGATATGCGTGCCAAACCTGCCGATATCACCCTTGTGGGCCAGACGTCAAATTTCTATGTATATAATATGGAGGCAAAAGGAAAGCAGCCTCTCCGGATTCTGGACAAAAAGGGCTTTATCAAAGTTCAGAGAACCGACGGAAAGGTAGTGCTTGCCAAAGCCTCCTCTTACCGGAGCGTGGTATCCAGGATGTGGGAAGAACTGGCATTATTTAAAGCCGATGCCATACTGCGGCCCGATTACTATCTCTGTGTAGGTGCCCGTGTCATGGACTTTAACGGAACCGGGGAACTGGAACAGATCCTGATGCTGATGGATGTAGAGATGCAGATGATCGATACAGGAGATGACATCATCGTTGTTGGAGCAAAGAATCAGTTATAA
- a CDS encoding class I SAM-dependent methyltransferase produces the protein MNTQEISKETWKQIWTRKGRADSSVTDLLAYDGYEATKVDMEEVARQITKRLDIQKNDKVLEVGCGAGALAQYLDCDYVGIDYSPTLVQKHIQFLQNSVLTGEAADLPFKDNSFDKVICYGVYLYFENKEYAEKATKELLRVAKKGVLIGEIPMRSHREEHLLFSKKEFRDWDISDGFYDPYRNDRFNAVYIFS, from the coding sequence ATGAATACACAGGAAATATCAAAGGAAACCTGGAAACAGATCTGGACTCGGAAAGGCCGGGCAGACAGCTCCGTTACGGATCTTCTGGCATACGACGGCTATGAGGCCACCAAGGTGGATATGGAAGAGGTGGCCCGCCAGATCACCAAACGGCTGGATATACAGAAAAACGACAAAGTCCTTGAAGTAGGCTGCGGCGCAGGTGCCCTGGCCCAATATCTGGACTGTGATTACGTAGGCATTGACTATTCTCCTACCCTGGTTCAAAAGCATATCCAGTTTTTACAGAATTCGGTCCTGACAGGCGAAGCCGCGGATCTGCCGTTTAAGGATAATTCCTTTGACAAGGTGATCTGCTACGGCGTTTACCTCTATTTTGAAAATAAAGAGTATGCGGAAAAAGCAACAAAAGAGCTGCTTCGTGTTGCAAAAAAAGGTGTGCTGATCGGAGAAATCCCCATGCGCTCTCACCGGGAAGAGCACTTATTATTTTCTAAGAAAGAATTCCGTGACTGGGATATCAGCGATGGTTTTTATGACCCTTATAGAAATGACCGGTTTAATGCGGTTTATATTTTCTCTTAA
- a CDS encoding aminotransferase class I/II-fold pyridoxal phosphate-dependent enzyme encodes MQAIILAAGMGRRLKKLTENQPKCMISVNGIPMIERMLKQLDHCRLNRIIIVTGHKGEELQSFVSSLPLSTPVMYIDNPVYKTTNNIYSLYLAKDQLLLDDTILLESDLIFEQEVLNQIISDPYPNLALVAHFESWMDGTVVLLDEQDNIMKFLTRKDFRFEDIHSYYKTVNIYKFSRNFSTTHYVPFLEAYSKALGNNEYYEQVLKVISLLDDHDLKATRLENGFWYEIDDEQDLDIAESIFTDSQSRLSRLSKRFGGYWRYPGLLDFCYLVNPYFPNSRFMGEIKASFEILTTSYPSGLDVNNLLAAKSLGLDRNQVLTGNGAAELIKPLIRSFKHAVGVVRPSFEEYGICSQNAFYFSVSTPDYTYTAQDIMDFYKDKELEALVLVNPDNPTGNYLPKQDVLSLVQYCKARNITFILDESFIDFSSAEESPSLMSQEILDEYKNLVLIKSISKSYGVPGLRLGLLTSSDPEIINQVREELPIWNINSLAEYFLQIFEKYQSDYHDALEHFKRTREKLYQSLSSIRQLKLYPSQANFIMCEITDGCSAGQIAELLLNRYNILVKDLSHKPGMEGREFIRIAVRTEADNERLADALKHILR; translated from the coding sequence ATGCAGGCAATTATTCTGGCCGCCGGAATGGGACGGCGTTTAAAAAAGCTAACTGAAAACCAGCCAAAATGCATGATTTCCGTAAATGGCATTCCTATGATCGAACGCATGCTAAAGCAGCTGGATCATTGCCGTTTGAACAGGATCATCATAGTCACCGGCCACAAGGGGGAAGAGCTTCAATCCTTTGTATCCTCTCTCCCTCTCTCCACTCCGGTCATGTACATTGACAATCCTGTGTACAAAACAACAAACAATATTTACTCCCTTTATCTTGCAAAGGACCAGCTTCTTTTGGATGATACCATTTTGCTGGAATCAGATTTGATTTTTGAGCAGGAGGTGCTGAACCAGATCATCAGTGACCCCTATCCCAATCTGGCTCTTGTGGCCCATTTTGAAAGCTGGATGGATGGGACGGTGGTCCTCCTTGATGAGCAGGACAATATTATGAAATTCCTCACACGGAAAGATTTCCGTTTCGAAGACATTCATTCCTATTATAAAACCGTCAACATTTATAAATTCAGCCGCAATTTTTCCACTACCCACTATGTGCCCTTTCTGGAAGCCTACAGTAAGGCCCTGGGTAACAATGAATATTATGAACAGGTATTAAAGGTCATTTCTCTTTTGGATGACCACGATTTAAAAGCCACCAGGCTGGAAAACGGCTTCTGGTATGAAATAGACGATGAGCAGGATTTAGATATTGCGGAATCTATTTTTACGGATTCCCAAAGCAGATTGTCCCGGTTATCAAAGCGTTTCGGCGGCTACTGGCGGTATCCCGGACTTCTGGATTTTTGTTACCTGGTCAATCCCTATTTTCCAAACAGCCGGTTCATGGGAGAGATCAAGGCCAGCTTTGAAATTCTTACCACCAGCTATCCCTCCGGCCTTGATGTCAATAACCTGCTTGCCGCAAAATCCCTTGGCCTGGACAGAAACCAGGTCCTCACCGGAAACGGAGCAGCCGAATTAATCAAGCCCTTGATCCGCAGCTTTAAACATGCCGTGGGCGTTGTGCGCCCTTCCTTTGAAGAATATGGAATCTGTTCTCAGAATGCGTTTTATTTTTCCGTTTCAACTCCTGATTATACATATACCGCCCAGGATATTATGGACTTTTACAAAGATAAGGAACTGGAGGCCCTGGTTCTCGTAAACCCGGATAATCCCACGGGAAATTACCTTCCAAAGCAGGACGTTTTATCTCTTGTCCAATACTGTAAGGCAAGAAATATCACATTCATTCTGGATGAATCCTTTATTGACTTTTCCTCTGCAGAGGAATCGCCCTCCCTTATGAGTCAGGAAATATTGGATGAGTACAAGAACCTGGTGCTTATTAAGAGCATTTCAAAATCCTACGGAGTCCCCGGACTGAGGCTGGGGCTTCTTACCAGCAGCGACCCGGAAATTATAAATCAGGTGCGGGAAGAACTGCCCATTTGGAACATCAACTCTCTGGCTGAGTATTTTCTTCAGATATTTGAAAAATACCAATCAGACTACCATGATGCTTTGGAGCATTTTAAAAGGACAAGAGAAAAATTATACCAGTCCCTTTCCTCCATCAGGCAGCTGAAGCTTTACCCTTCTCAGGCCAATTTCATCATGTGTGAAATCACCGATGGCTGTTCTGCCGGCCAGATCGCAGAACTCCTGTTAAACCGTTACAACATTCTGGTAAAGGATCTGTCCCATAAGCCGGGAATGGAAGGCAGGGAGTTTATCCGCATTGCAGTCAGGACAGAAGCAGACAACGAACGTCTGGCTGATGCGCTGAAACATATATTACGTTAG